The Halobacillus amylolyticus nucleotide sequence GCGCCTAAAGGCAGGAACAGCACAAAAATTGATTTTAAATATGTTATCGACAGGTACCATGATCCAACAAGGGAAAGTGTACAGCAATTTAATGGTCGACGTGCAGCCAACTAACGAGAAATTACAAATGCGTTCCAAGCACATTATTATGGAAGCAACGGGTGTGGTCGAGGAAGAAGCGGCAGAGGCACTTGTTGAATATAGAGCCGTTAAGCCAGCGATCCTATCTTTGCTGACCCCTCTTAAAGGTGATCACGTTCATGTCGCTCTTGCTAAACATAACGGGCACATAGGAAAAGCAATCCAAGCCCAGCAAAAAACAGAGAAATAAAGGTGGCTTCCAAAAATACCAAAAACCCCCACCTCAGGTCATCCATAATTTGGATGACCTGAGGTGGGGGTTTTTGGTATTTAATAACTAGGTCTTTTTACATGATTGACATTTTTCTCTCTTTTTAAGTAATATTATACATATAATTCAACATATTCAGATAATTATGATAAATAAAGAGGGCTAGTCATATCCTCTTATTATTTTGCGTAAAATGATAACGTTTACAAAATAGGGGGACTAGTCATGATACCAGTAATCATACTCTCATTAATTACCGTTGTTTCTGTTGTTCTTGCGTTAAGAAGAAAGAAAGTGATCTTTATGCTTGTTCCATTATTAGGTCTTTTTGGATTTGCTTTTGTAAAAGTGTTGATGGTTCCTATGCCGTTCTGGGAAACGGTTCGCTTTATTTTTAATTTGCAAGGATGACTTTTTTCTTAGGAAGGGAGGTGAAGAAGTGAGGAAAATGGATCCAGCAAAGGCAGAGGCTTATTTTAAATATAGAACGACGATGATTGTCATTTACTTAACGATTGGCTTTTTCGCATCTTATCTTGTTGTATTTTTTGCCAAGGGGCTTTCTTCCATTACCGTAATGGGTATTCCTTTTCATTACTATATGGGAGCTCAAGGTGCAGTGGTCATTTTTATTATTTTACTTTTTGTAAATGCAGTGATTAGTGACAAAATCGATAAAAAATTCGGCTTCGATCCAAAGTTTGTAGATAGCACGAATCAAACAGTCGATTAATGGGGGGGAAATTATTGTGGATGGACAGTTTACTGTATCACTTATCCTCATAGTCGCTACCTTTTCCCTATATATAGGGATTGCGATCTTTAATAGAGCACGTGCCACATCAGACTTTTACGTGGCTGGTCGCGGAGTTCCACCTGTTTTTAATGGGATGGCTATTGGTGCTGACTGGATGAGTGCAGCTTCTTTTATCGGTATGGCCGGTACCGTTATGGCACTCGGTTATGATGGACTTGCTTATATTATGGGATGGACAGGAGGTTACTTGCTGCTAACCTTCTTATTAGCCCCACAGCTTAGGAAATATGGACGTTATACAGTTCCGGAATTTATTGGGGACAGGTATCGGAGCAATACGGCACGGCTTATTGCTGCAATTGCGACGATTATTATTAGTTTTACGTACTCTGTTGGGCAGTTATCAGGCTCAGGTGTTGTTATTGGACGCCTGCTTGAAGTGAACACAGCGACAGGTACAATGATCGGGGTCGTGCTCATTGCCTTTTATTCTGCAATGGGTGGGATGAAGGGGATTACATGGACACAGGTGGCCCAATATCTCGTTCTTATTGTTGCTTATTTAATTCCAGTTATTTTCATGTCTTTACAGCTTACACAAAATCCTGCACCTTGGCTCTCTTATGGTCAAATTATTCAAGAATTACAGGTGCTTGATCAGCAGCTTGGCATCACCGAATATGTCGTTCCTTTTACGGAAGCGACAAAATGGCAGTTTCTTGCGTTAATGTTCACATTGATGGCCGGTACAGCAGGGCTTCCTCACGTTATTGTCCGATTTTATACTGTTGCAACAATGAAAGCAGCACGTTGGAGTGGGGCATGGGCGCTTCTCTTTATTGGTTTGCTTTATTTATCAGCTCCAGCTTATGCAGCTTTTTCAAGGTTCATCCTAATGACAGAAGTGGCGGGATCTTCATTAACCAGCCTGCCAGCTTGGACACAAGCCTGGATTGATACAGGAGAGTTATCTTTAGCTGATTCTAATGGTGATGGTATTTTGCAATGGACGGAAATCATGATCAGTAATGATATTGTCGTTATGGCTACACCTGAAATTGCTAATCTGGGCGTATTTATTATTGGCTTAATGGCTGCTGGCGCGATGGCTGCAGCACTATCAACGGCTGGTGGATTAATGATTGCGATCTCAGCAGCACTATCACACGATATTTATTTCCGAAGCATTAACCCTAACGCTAGTGAAAAGAAACGACTCGCTGTAGGCAGGTGGTCGATCGTTCTTGCTACCGT carries:
- a CDS encoding sodium:solute symporter family protein yields the protein MDGQFTVSLILIVATFSLYIGIAIFNRARATSDFYVAGRGVPPVFNGMAIGADWMSAASFIGMAGTVMALGYDGLAYIMGWTGGYLLLTFLLAPQLRKYGRYTVPEFIGDRYRSNTARLIAAIATIIISFTYSVGQLSGSGVVIGRLLEVNTATGTMIGVVLIAFYSAMGGMKGITWTQVAQYLVLIVAYLIPVIFMSLQLTQNPAPWLSYGQIIQELQVLDQQLGITEYVVPFTEATKWQFLALMFTLMAGTAGLPHVIVRFYTVATMKAARWSGAWALLFIGLLYLSAPAYAAFSRFILMTEVAGSSLTSLPAWTQAWIDTGELSLADSNGDGILQWTEIMISNDIVVMATPEIANLGVFIIGLMAAGAMAAALSTAGGLMIAISAALSHDIYFRSINPNASEKKRLAVGRWSIVLATVFAGLIALNPPGAITQIVAWAFALASGSFFPALFLGVWWKRANGPGVIAGMIVGLTVTLSYIFAAKYGGFTILGIIDTGAGVFGATAAILTNIIVSLSTAPPTQEAQDEVTDLRYPEQVQYKNGEVWLKEEQK
- a CDS encoding DUF4212 domain-containing protein; translation: MDPAKAEAYFKYRTTMIVIYLTIGFFASYLVVFFAKGLSSITVMGIPFHYYMGAQGAVVIFIILLFVNAVISDKIDKKFGFDPKFVDSTNQTVD